From Actinopolyspora lacussalsi, a single genomic window includes:
- a CDS encoding hypothetical protein (product_source=Hypo-rule applied), producing the protein MHREAGQREQFPARTPPRRCESGGEVIADHGVGCLLGCDAASVELGGHPAVAQDGGAVGDLADLVHPVRDVDDPGAVAAQFGDHREQPVHLGTGQRRGRLVHDQHRGVLGQRAGDGDQLLLADAELSHGAARVEIHPDAPQQFTGPQVHPGTVHSAACGAGLASEVEVLCDRQRGHQIQLLLDHGDPGALRVDRPAESAGFPGDADLAGMAGDIAGQHPHEGGLARTVLAEQRVNLTGPHGQVHARTGQHTTEPFRDRP; encoded by the coding sequence GTGCACCGCGAAGCGGGACAGCGCGAGCAATTCCCCGCCCGGACTCCGCCGCGTCGGTGTGAAAGCGGTGGTGAAGTCATCGCCGACCATGGCGTCGGCTGCCTGCTCGGCTGTGACGCTGCGAGCGTCGAACTCGGCGGCCACCCCGCCGTTGCGCAGGACGGTGGCGCGGTCGGCGACCTCGCCGATCTCGTCCATCCGGTGAGAGATGTAGACGATCCCGGTGCCGTCGCGGCGCAGTTCGGCGATCACCGCGAACAGCCTGTCCACCTCGGTACCGGACAGCGCCGAGGTCGGCTCGTCCATGATCAGCACCGCGGCGTCCTGGGCCAGCGCGCGGGCGACGGTGACCAGCTGCTGCTCGCCGATGCGGAGTTGTCCCACGGGGCTGCGCGGGTCGAGATCCACCCCGATGCGCCGCAGCAGTTCACCGGTCCGCAGGTTCATCCGGGAACGGTCCACAGTGCCGCGTGCGGTGCGGGGCTCGCGTCCGAGGTGGAGGTTCTCTGCGACCGACAGCGCGGGCACCAGATCCAGCTCCTGCTGGATCATGGCGACCCCGGCGCGTTGCGCGTCGATCGGCCCGCGGAAAGCGCGGGGTTTCCCGGCGATGCGGATCTCGCCGGAATGGCCGGTGACATCGCCGGACAGCACCCGCATGAGGGTGGACTTGCCCGCACCGTTCTCGCCGAGCAGCGCGTGAACCTCACCGGCCCGCACGGTCAGGTCCACGCCCGAACAGGCCAGCACACCACCGAACCGTTTCGTGATCGCCCGTAG
- a CDS encoding hypothetical protein (product_source=Hypo-rule applied; transmembrane_helix_parts=Inside_1_32,TMhelix_33_55,Outside_56_59,TMhelix_60_82,Inside_83_88,TMhelix_89_108,Outside_109_127,TMhelix_128_150,Inside_151_353) has protein sequence MTATSERNIHSPESRSGQLAQRSAFGTIRGIPWWAAFLLPLVLAALCAVIDTLIWSGPGFVFTSGCIVGALLAVMLVQRGSLFGPMVQPPLVVAIVIPSVVWAMGIGFNAGDGLRQVMLSLATPLINSFPAMAATTAVAILGGLLRIFVLQPRKRRGGDTAAAESARGERGDGAGRGSRGSGSERASRGGPGEGRDSASNRGRAGTATADPEDADDRAARRKSPRSGQREQRSESPESSGRRGAPPGRGSGPRNRSERPSERADGEAPRGSGRRERDGGTPPNGRDDQRSGRGQRGGEPSESSAPNQDRRPAPPGRGNAKRPPREGDPPGGSTQRRGRTEPPGRPRRPRRDEG, from the coding sequence GTGACCGCGACATCCGAGCGCAACATCCACAGCCCCGAAAGTCGTTCCGGACAGTTGGCACAACGGTCGGCTTTCGGAACCATCCGCGGCATCCCGTGGTGGGCGGCGTTTCTGCTGCCGCTGGTGCTGGCCGCCTTGTGTGCCGTGATCGACACGTTGATCTGGTCGGGCCCCGGGTTCGTTTTCACGTCGGGCTGCATCGTGGGCGCCCTGCTCGCGGTCATGCTGGTTCAGCGCGGCAGCCTGTTCGGCCCGATGGTGCAACCACCGCTGGTCGTGGCGATCGTCATCCCGAGCGTGGTCTGGGCCATGGGGATCGGTTTCAACGCGGGTGACGGCCTTCGCCAGGTAATGCTCTCGCTGGCCACACCGTTGATCAACAGCTTTCCGGCGATGGCAGCGACGACGGCGGTGGCGATACTCGGCGGACTGTTGCGGATATTCGTACTACAACCGAGGAAGCGGCGCGGCGGGGACACGGCGGCGGCCGAGTCGGCTCGCGGCGAGCGGGGCGACGGTGCCGGACGCGGTTCCAGGGGCAGCGGGTCCGAACGGGCCTCCCGTGGCGGCCCCGGCGAGGGCCGCGACAGCGCGTCGAACCGCGGCAGAGCCGGTACGGCGACCGCTGATCCCGAGGACGCGGACGACCGAGCGGCCCGGCGGAAGTCACCACGCTCCGGACAACGCGAGCAGCGCTCGGAATCCCCCGAGTCCTCGGGCCGACGCGGAGCTCCCCCCGGACGCGGTTCCGGACCGAGGAATCGCTCCGAACGGCCATCGGAGCGAGCCGACGGCGAAGCGCCCCGTGGTTCCGGCAGGCGCGAACGGGACGGCGGGACGCCACCGAACGGACGGGACGACCAGCGGTCAGGACGCGGACAACGGGGCGGTGAACCGTCCGAGAGCTCCGCGCCGAACCAGGACAGGCGTCCGGCACCCCCGGGCAGGGGCAACGCGAAACGCCCCCCGCGTGAAGGGGACCCCCCTGGCGGCTCGACGCAGCGGCGGGGGCGGACCGAACCACCGGGCAGGCCGCGGCGTCCCCGACGGGACGAGGGCTGA
- a CDS encoding ABC-type sugar transport system ATPase subunit (product_source=COG1129; cath_funfam=3.40.50.300; cog=COG1129; superfamily=52540) has protein sequence MAAKVEIYRLLDEIAGQGIGVLLASSELAELLDVCSRVVVLRDGGSVAEFDSSRTSRAELLAAAMGNRSDAAEPAVASTGGGK, from the coding sequence GTGGCGGCCAAGGTCGAGATCTACCGGTTGCTGGACGAGATCGCCGGACAGGGCATCGGTGTGCTGCTCGCCTCCTCGGAGCTCGCCGAACTTCTCGACGTGTGTTCCCGCGTCGTGGTGCTACGTGACGGCGGATCCGTCGCCGAGTTCGACAGCTCGCGCACCAGCCGGGCCGAGCTACTGGCGGCCGCGATGGGAAATCGGAGTGACGCGGCGGAGCCGGCGGTGGCTTCCACGGGGGGTGGGAAATGA
- a CDS encoding ribose transport system substrate-binding protein (product_source=KO:K10439; cath_funfam=3.40.50.2300; cleavage_site_network=SignalP-noTM; cog=COG1879; ko=KO:K10439; pfam=PF13407; superfamily=53822), translating into MSSRTRSMFAAVCAVALLGAGCGTTSTNAGAAGGGPDSAEVCDGPGEEYTIGVSQANVAEPYRVRMNADIRRAAAEVEQFDEVQFLDAAQDNSRQVSQIRTLITKRVDLLIVSPNEAAPLTGVVGRAYNSGIPVILLDRKVNGDSYSTFIGADNERIGRKAGEYLAEQLLPEGGEIVELRGLSGSTPAAERGRGFRAGIEGSGIEIIATADGQWLRAEARSKMAAMLKAHPRIDAVYGHNDPMAEGAHLAARTAGRAEGTKFVGIDGLPTPSGGIKAVRQGRLSATFVYPTGGAEAITAAKRILIDCESVPRKRTLPTQLVTRENAAEVYRRLNSR; encoded by the coding sequence ATGAGTTCTCGGACGCGATCGATGTTCGCGGCTGTCTGCGCGGTCGCGCTGCTCGGCGCCGGATGCGGGACCACGAGCACGAACGCGGGTGCGGCCGGTGGGGGACCGGATTCGGCGGAGGTCTGCGATGGACCGGGCGAGGAGTACACCATCGGCGTCAGCCAGGCCAACGTCGCCGAGCCCTACCGGGTGCGGATGAACGCCGACATCAGGCGTGCCGCCGCGGAGGTCGAGCAGTTCGACGAGGTGCAGTTCCTCGACGCCGCGCAGGACAACTCTAGGCAGGTCAGCCAGATCCGGACCCTGATCACCAAGCGGGTGGACCTGCTGATCGTCAGCCCCAACGAGGCGGCCCCGCTTACCGGGGTGGTCGGCAGGGCCTACAACAGCGGCATCCCGGTGATCCTGCTGGACCGCAAGGTCAACGGCGATTCCTACTCCACGTTCATCGGCGCCGACAACGAGAGGATCGGTCGGAAGGCGGGCGAGTACCTCGCCGAGCAGCTGCTGCCCGAGGGCGGCGAAATCGTCGAACTGCGCGGCCTGTCCGGCTCCACACCCGCGGCCGAACGTGGCAGGGGTTTCCGCGCCGGGATCGAGGGATCGGGAATCGAGATCATCGCCACCGCGGACGGGCAGTGGTTGCGTGCCGAGGCCCGGTCGAAGATGGCGGCGATGCTCAAGGCCCACCCCCGCATCGACGCGGTTTACGGGCACAACGATCCCATGGCCGAGGGTGCCCACCTCGCCGCGCGGACGGCAGGACGGGCGGAAGGGACGAAGTTCGTCGGCATCGACGGGCTCCCCACGCCCTCCGGTGGGATCAAGGCGGTGCGGCAGGGGCGGCTGTCGGCGACGTTCGTCTACCCCACCGGGGGTGCGGAGGCGATAACCGCCGCGAAGCGGATACTGATCGACTGCGAGTCGGTCCCCCGGAAGCGGACCCTGCCGACACAGTTGGTCACCCGGGAGAACGCCGCCGAGGTGTATCGCCGGTTGAATTCCCGGTGA
- a CDS encoding ribose transport system permease protein (product_source=KO:K10440; cog=COG1172; ko=KO:K10440; pfam=PF02653; superfamily=81345; transmembrane_helix_parts=Inside_1_72,TMhelix_73_95,Outside_96_109,TMhelix_110_132,Inside_133_136,TMhelix_137_154,Outside_155_158,TMhelix_159_178,Inside_179_182,TMhelix_183_205,Outside_206_239,TMhelix_240_262,Inside_263_282,TMhelix_283_305,Outside_306_343,TMhelix_344_366,Inside_367_392), which produces MSSRATDDEPTDSASTSTGGSAPDAATPETAAGTSTSEGWSAGRQSAGDRSSGARPSEVQRAGRSGSGGVEALLRFQSLFGLLLVFLASVVFSPRGDDGEIIFLTSENLFNLVRAISEIGIIAIGLTFVILVGGIDLSVGSLLGLAAVGSAVLLTEDDFGVLAAVSVVLLAGLVFGLLQGAAVALLRVQAFIVTLAGLQIARGLARLWSGGQTVPITYGSGAGQAPLSFSLLGERTFDGIVPVPALIFAVLAVLAVAFLRGSAFSRHLYAIGGNEKAARTSGVPVNRVKIIAFGICGLCAALAGIVHAGQLNTGSPNAGISYELDGIAAVVVGGTSLAGGRGSMMGTIAGALLLGVLNNILALNTVDTDLQLVIKGLVIVAAAAAQRLWPSR; this is translated from the coding sequence ATGAGCTCGCGCGCCACCGACGACGAGCCCACCGACTCCGCGTCCACCTCCACCGGGGGATCCGCTCCGGACGCCGCCACCCCGGAGACCGCGGCCGGGACCTCGACGAGCGAAGGCTGGTCGGCAGGGAGACAGTCGGCAGGGGACCGGTCTTCCGGAGCTCGGCCGAGCGAAGTTCAACGAGCGGGGCGGAGTGGTTCGGGTGGCGTCGAGGCGCTGCTGCGGTTCCAGAGCCTGTTCGGCCTCCTGCTCGTCTTCCTGGCCTCGGTGGTGTTCTCGCCGCGCGGCGACGACGGCGAGATCATCTTCCTGACCAGCGAGAACCTGTTCAACCTCGTACGGGCGATCTCCGAGATAGGCATCATCGCGATCGGCCTCACCTTCGTCATCCTCGTCGGCGGCATCGACCTGTCGGTGGGATCGCTGCTCGGGCTGGCGGCGGTGGGATCGGCCGTGTTGCTGACCGAGGACGACTTCGGGGTGCTCGCCGCGGTGTCGGTGGTGCTGCTCGCCGGGCTGGTGTTCGGCCTGCTGCAGGGGGCGGCGGTGGCGCTGCTACGGGTGCAGGCGTTCATCGTCACGCTCGCGGGGCTGCAGATCGCCAGGGGACTGGCGCGCCTGTGGTCCGGTGGACAGACCGTGCCGATCACCTACGGCTCCGGTGCGGGGCAGGCACCGCTGTCGTTCTCGTTGCTGGGGGAGCGGACCTTCGACGGCATCGTGCCCGTCCCGGCGCTGATCTTCGCGGTGCTCGCGGTACTCGCGGTGGCGTTCCTCCGGGGCAGCGCCTTCTCCCGCCACCTCTACGCCATCGGCGGCAACGAGAAAGCGGCCAGGACCTCGGGGGTCCCGGTCAACCGGGTCAAGATTATCGCGTTCGGGATCTGCGGACTGTGTGCGGCCCTGGCGGGCATCGTGCACGCCGGTCAGCTCAACACCGGCAGTCCCAACGCCGGGATCTCCTACGAGTTGGACGGGATCGCCGCCGTGGTCGTGGGTGGGACGAGCCTGGCGGGCGGTCGTGGATCGATGATGGGCACGATAGCCGGCGCGTTGCTGCTGGGAGTGCTCAACAACATCCTCGCGCTCAACACGGTGGACACCGACCTGCAGTTGGTAATCAAGGGTCTCGTGATCGTGGCTGCCGCCGCCGCGCAGCGGCTGTGGCCCTCCCGGTAG
- a CDS encoding exodeoxyribonuclease VII small subunit (product_source=KO:K03602; cath_funfam=1.10.287.1040; cog=COG1722; ko=KO:K03602; pfam=PF02609; superfamily=116842; tigrfam=TIGR01280): protein MTSSEPESPDESAGTAPENASEHGIDPESDHPDVAGLGYERARDELAEVVKRLEAGGLSLEDSLALWERGEALAKVCERHLAGARQRVDQALAAVEQHEEQAETGQ from the coding sequence GTGACCAGCAGCGAACCGGAAAGTCCCGACGAGAGCGCGGGGACTGCCCCCGAGAACGCTTCCGAGCACGGAATCGATCCCGAATCCGACCACCCGGACGTCGCCGGACTGGGTTATGAACGAGCTCGCGACGAACTGGCCGAGGTGGTCAAACGGCTCGAAGCGGGCGGGCTCTCCCTGGAGGACTCCCTCGCGCTGTGGGAGCGCGGGGAGGCGCTGGCCAAGGTCTGCGAACGCCATCTGGCCGGTGCGCGGCAGCGTGTGGACCAGGCCCTCGCAGCGGTGGAACAGCACGAGGAGCAAGCGGAAACCGGCCAGTGA
- a CDS encoding hypothetical protein (product_source=Hypo-rule applied): protein MEAHMEVVVLNHGREPTFLPLTVAVTTSAATAPGTPAVGDARVVRSRAEETNTVAAGCWAALLGGCHPPERRALPTQLSALAEATSRYVGDRWWSERGVGYRRRVASAQLRINDAVREGDGEEFAEAFVGYDQAIAEAVMSVQQNLERATQ, encoded by the coding sequence TTGGAAGCGCACATGGAGGTCGTGGTGCTGAATCACGGGCGAGAGCCCACCTTCCTCCCCCTCACCGTCGCCGTCACCACTTCGGCGGCCACGGCTCCGGGCACACCCGCCGTGGGTGATGCCCGCGTGGTCCGGAGTCGAGCGGAGGAAACGAACACGGTGGCGGCGGGCTGCTGGGCGGCGCTGCTCGGCGGTTGTCACCCTCCGGAGCGACGCGCGTTGCCGACGCAGCTCAGCGCGCTCGCGGAAGCGACCTCACGGTACGTGGGCGACCGGTGGTGGTCGGAGCGCGGGGTGGGGTACCGGCGTAGGGTCGCCTCGGCACAACTACGCATCAACGACGCGGTGCGCGAGGGTGACGGCGAGGAGTTCGCCGAGGCCTTCGTGGGCTACGACCAGGCCATCGCCGAGGCGGTCATGTCGGTACAGCAGAACTTGGAAAGAGCCACGCAGTGA
- a CDS encoding 4-hydroxy-3-methylbut-2-enyl diphosphate reductase (product_source=KO:K03527; cog=COG0761; ko=KO:K03527; pfam=PF02401; superfamily=52467; tigrfam=TIGR00216), which yields MSTSPQASDSGQDTTATDSAPSGKRVLLAKPRGYCAGVDRAVDTVERVLEKYGAPVYVRKEIVHNQHVVGNLRDRGVVFVEDTEEVPEGSLLVFSAHGVSPAVREAATRRNLRTIDATCPLVTKVHKEVNRFAREDYDILLIGHEGHEEVEGTSGEAPENVQLVDKPEDVDQVEVRDPSRVVWLSQTTLSVDETMERVNQLQDKYPEMQAPPSDDICYATSNRQVAVKAMAEECDLVLVVGSQNSSNSKRLVEVALHAGATDSHLIDYASDIDDSWLEGVDTVGVTSGASVPDVLVFQVLDYLRERGWGEVEEVTTANEKVSFALPRELRKDLDENPNSPQSVR from the coding sequence ATGAGCACCTCGCCGCAGGCTTCCGACTCCGGACAGGATACGACAGCCACCGACTCCGCCCCGTCGGGCAAACGCGTTCTGCTGGCCAAACCACGTGGCTACTGCGCGGGAGTCGATCGCGCCGTGGACACGGTGGAACGCGTGCTGGAGAAGTACGGGGCACCCGTCTACGTCCGCAAGGAGATCGTGCACAACCAGCACGTGGTGGGGAACCTGCGTGACCGCGGTGTCGTGTTCGTCGAGGACACCGAGGAGGTCCCGGAGGGATCGCTGCTGGTCTTCTCGGCACACGGCGTTTCCCCCGCGGTTCGCGAGGCCGCGACCCGACGCAACCTGCGCACCATCGACGCCACCTGCCCGCTGGTAACCAAGGTGCACAAGGAGGTGAACCGGTTCGCCCGGGAGGATTACGACATCCTGCTCATCGGGCACGAGGGCCACGAGGAGGTCGAGGGAACCTCGGGTGAGGCCCCGGAGAACGTCCAGCTGGTGGACAAGCCGGAGGACGTCGACCAGGTCGAGGTGCGCGACCCCTCGCGGGTCGTCTGGCTCTCCCAGACCACCCTGAGCGTGGACGAGACGATGGAGCGGGTGAACCAGCTGCAGGACAAGTACCCCGAGATGCAGGCCCCGCCCAGCGACGACATCTGCTACGCCACCTCGAACCGCCAGGTCGCGGTCAAGGCGATGGCCGAGGAGTGCGACCTCGTGCTGGTGGTCGGTTCGCAGAACTCCTCGAACTCCAAGCGCCTGGTGGAGGTCGCGCTGCACGCGGGAGCCACCGACTCCCACCTGATCGACTACGCCAGCGACATCGACGACTCCTGGCTGGAGGGGGTCGACACCGTCGGTGTCACCAGCGGGGCCTCGGTGCCGGACGTGCTGGTCTTCCAGGTGCTGGACTACCTGCGGGAACGTGGCTGGGGTGAGGTCGAGGAGGTCACCACGGCCAACGAGAAGGTCTCGTTCGCGTTGCCCCGCGAGCTGCGCAAGGACCTGGACGAGAATCCGAACAGTCCGCAGAGCGTGCGCTGA
- a CDS encoding hypothetical protein (product_source=Hypo-rule applied), whose amino-acid sequence MRSFPLPIRVAAGLAGTVVEQTRRLPDHLIGLPVTVTSQALQLSMRVQQHITELAIKGDDLLANARQTEQHPEWATFDEDESFTTSSREGTDRRTGTSRDEADRFVAQPPPEREWSSERAPGDVSDLLPGYEEMTLPQLRGKLRGLSESDLVRLLEHERAHSRRPDFLQMLFNRLNNVRAAERDS is encoded by the coding sequence ATGCGATCGTTTCCTTTGCCGATTCGGGTGGCAGCGGGGCTGGCGGGCACGGTGGTCGAACAGACCCGCAGGCTGCCCGACCACCTGATCGGTCTGCCCGTCACCGTCACCAGTCAGGCACTGCAGCTGAGCATGCGGGTGCAGCAGCACATCACGGAACTGGCGATCAAGGGAGACGACCTGCTCGCCAATGCGCGGCAGACCGAACAGCACCCCGAGTGGGCGACGTTCGACGAGGACGAGTCGTTCACCACCTCGAGCCGGGAAGGGACCGACCGGCGGACGGGGACGAGCCGTGACGAGGCCGACCGCTTCGTGGCGCAGCCACCCCCGGAACGCGAGTGGTCGAGCGAGCGGGCCCCGGGGGACGTCTCGGATCTGTTGCCCGGCTACGAGGAGATGACCCTGCCGCAGCTGCGGGGGAAGTTACGCGGGCTCTCCGAGTCGGACCTGGTGCGGCTGCTGGAGCACGAACGGGCGCATTCCCGGCGCCCGGACTTCCTGCAGATGCTGTTCAACCGGCTGAACAACGTACGCGCCGCCGAGCGCGACAGCTGA
- a CDS encoding hypothetical protein (product_source=Hypo-rule applied; pfam=PF14030; transmembrane_helix_parts=Inside_1_29,TMhelix_30_49,Outside_50_207) → MRGVAEQRNQNSEDNRSSAPAGGPPRGPRAMLFAMLPLILVVLGIAGLSGRCSFSPLGPSLDSSTAPTINASEELDSVARRVDFQVLRPELPEGWRANSADVRQVAPDSTAVQVGWLTGRTHYVRLSQSPASETELVSFETEQRPRALGTVDVAGRKWVIYRSIRSERAWVSERDDVRLLITGNGDEREFRTMARAVSRASVVGPGQ, encoded by the coding sequence ATGCGAGGCGTGGCTGAACAGCGCAACCAGAACTCGGAGGACAATCGATCCAGTGCTCCGGCGGGAGGACCGCCCCGTGGGCCTCGCGCCATGTTGTTCGCGATGCTGCCGCTGATACTCGTGGTGCTGGGGATAGCCGGATTGAGCGGACGCTGCTCGTTCAGCCCACTGGGGCCGTCGCTGGACTCCTCGACGGCCCCCACCATCAACGCCTCCGAGGAACTCGACTCCGTGGCTCGTCGGGTCGACTTCCAGGTGCTGCGTCCCGAGCTGCCCGAGGGCTGGCGTGCGAACTCCGCGGACGTGCGGCAGGTGGCCCCGGACAGCACCGCCGTGCAGGTGGGTTGGCTGACCGGTCGCACCCACTACGTGCGGTTGTCGCAGTCACCGGCCTCGGAGACCGAACTGGTCTCCTTCGAGACCGAACAGCGGCCCAGGGCGTTGGGAACCGTCGACGTGGCAGGTCGCAAGTGGGTGATCTACCGGAGCATCCGTTCGGAACGGGCGTGGGTCAGTGAGCGTGACGACGTGCGACTGCTGATCACCGGCAACGGAGACGAGCGGGAGTTCCGCACGATGGCCAGGGCCGTCTCGCGGGCTTCCGTGGTGGGACCAGGGCAGTAA
- a CDS encoding exodeoxyribonuclease VII large subunit (product_source=KO:K03601; cath_funfam=2.40.50.140; cog=COG1570; ko=KO:K03601; pfam=PF02601,PF13742; superfamily=52210; tigrfam=TIGR00237) — protein MGNIWVEGQLTQISARPKATTAFLTLRDPSADVSLTLTCPNTLLQGMDPPLTDGSRVVVHGKPSFYVGRGTLSLRVDEIRTVGVGELLARIERLRKLLAAEGLFETARKRSPPLLPGRVGLITGRGSAAEHDVISNARLRWPAVDFAVRNVAVQGSTAVPQILEALSELDRDPDVEVIVLARGGGSVEDLLPFSDETLCRAVATCTTPVVSAIGHEPDSPLLDHVADVRSSTPTGAGKRVVPDVAEETRRIGQLTDRARRALRGWVEREQGLLNSLRSRPSLADPKGPLRRGDEEVDALRQRGRRAMLTVITGEGQELAATRSRLTALGPAATLARGYAIVQRADGPDSSILRSAEQVRPGTPLRIRLEDGTVHAVVTEDE, from the coding sequence TTGGGAAACATCTGGGTGGAGGGCCAACTCACCCAGATCTCCGCACGTCCCAAGGCCACCACCGCGTTCCTGACGCTGCGCGACCCCTCCGCCGACGTGTCGCTGACGCTGACCTGCCCGAACACGCTGCTGCAGGGCATGGACCCACCGCTGACCGACGGCAGCAGGGTGGTGGTGCACGGTAAACCCTCGTTCTACGTGGGCAGGGGAACCCTGAGCCTGCGGGTGGACGAGATCCGCACGGTCGGTGTCGGCGAGTTGCTGGCACGTATCGAACGGCTCCGCAAGCTGCTGGCGGCCGAGGGACTGTTCGAGACCGCCCGGAAACGCTCCCCACCGCTGCTGCCCGGACGTGTGGGGCTGATCACCGGACGCGGCTCGGCCGCCGAACACGACGTGATCAGCAACGCCCGGCTGCGCTGGCCCGCCGTGGACTTCGCGGTGCGCAACGTGGCCGTGCAGGGTTCCACCGCGGTGCCCCAGATCCTGGAGGCGCTTTCCGAGCTCGACCGCGACCCGGACGTCGAGGTGATAGTGCTGGCGCGTGGCGGCGGCAGCGTGGAGGACCTGCTGCCGTTCTCGGACGAGACACTGTGCCGCGCGGTCGCCACGTGCACCACCCCCGTGGTGAGCGCGATAGGGCACGAACCGGACTCCCCGCTGCTGGATCACGTCGCGGATGTGCGCAGCTCCACACCCACGGGCGCGGGCAAACGGGTGGTGCCCGACGTGGCCGAGGAGACCAGACGTATCGGACAGCTCACCGACCGCGCCAGACGGGCACTGCGCGGTTGGGTGGAGCGCGAGCAGGGACTGTTGAATTCGCTGCGCAGCAGGCCTTCGCTCGCGGATCCGAAAGGTCCGCTGCGGCGCGGGGACGAAGAGGTGGACGCGCTGCGCCAACGTGGCAGACGCGCGATGCTGACGGTGATCACCGGAGAGGGGCAGGAGCTCGCCGCGACGAGGTCACGCTTGACGGCGCTGGGTCCGGCAGCCACGCTTGCTCGAGGTTACGCGATCGTGCAACGCGCCGACGGTCCGGATTCGTCCATCTTGCGTTCGGCGGAGCAGGTTCGCCCCGGAACGCCCCTGCGGATCCGTCTGGAGGACGGCACCGTACATGCCGTCGTGACCGAGGACGAGTAG